One window of the Hemitrygon akajei chromosome 5, sHemAka1.3, whole genome shotgun sequence genome contains the following:
- the LOC140727296 gene encoding uncharacterized protein — MLHWRRLALSFVFLALWVHVGRAKPSSPRLEGAGWNRRAFDSLNGKVVCQRQADPERVRDLLRKGDMSIDTFCRYSLGKEGENSKDREFAKKLEDGLDLVTQVRSQDCLGPWEWEMLRTVLQARMPQSACSRCEAEKGAPLQSLNPRLNLNLLHKIITLPLIQVSWKEIIELEFQNSLRKEALKEMKLYSVFLVFFLDDEKDWLPSKQRNFSIIIRKGRWSKNKPVCVADDSKYIVLELPAKACKWFCSRTLHLTLQMSPVAAERKNWTAVSQQDCARLPGASECQESLPQKLLFAWDKKRYTRITPTILAVLKRRRLTKNKDH; from the exons ATGTTGCACTGGAGGCGTTTAGCATTGAGCTTCGTGTTCCTAGCTCTGTGGGTTCATGTTGGTCGAGCAAAACCCAGCAGTCCGAGGCTGGAAGGTGCAGGGTGGAACAGAAGGGCATTCGACTCGCTGAACGGCAAAGTCGTTTGCCAGAGGCAGGCGGATCCGGAACGGGTCCGCGATCTCCTCAGAAAGGGTGATATGTCTATCGACACCTTCTGCAGGTACTCacttggaaaggaaggagaaaacagcaaagatagagagttTGCAAAGAAGCTTGAAGATGGGTTGGATCTCGTGACTCAAGTGAGATCTCAGGATTGTCTGGGTCCCTGGGAGTGGGAAATGCTTAGAACAGTTTTGCAGGCAAGAATGCCCCAGTCCGCCTGCAGCCGGTGTGAAGCCGAGAAAGGAGCGCCATTGCAGAGTCTCAACCCGCGTTTGAATCTTAATCTGCTACATAAAATAATAACACTGCCTTTAATACAAG TGAGCTGGAAAGAAATTATTGAACTGGAGTTTCAAAATTCATTGAGGAAAGAAGCTCTGAAGGAAATGAAACTATACAGTGTTTTCCTGGTCTTCTTTCTGGATGATGAAAAGGATTGGCTTCCTTCCAAACAGAGGAACTTCAGCATCATCATCAGAAAAGGCAGATGGTCTAAAAACAAG CCAGTGTGTGTTGCTGATGACTCGAAGTATATTGTACTAGAGCTGCCAGCCAAAGCCTGCAAATGGTTTTGTTCCCGAACCCTTCATCTTACACTGCAGATGAGCCCTGTAGCTGCTGAGA GGAAGAATTGGACAGCAGTTTCACAGCAGGATTGTGCCAGACTCCCTGGAGCCAGTGAGTGCCAGGAGTCTCTCCCACAGAAGCTGTTGTTTGCCTGGGATAAAAAGCGATACACACGCATTACGCCCACCATTCTTGCAGTACTAAAACGCAGAAGGTTAACCAAAAATAAGGATCATTAA